Proteins encoded by one window of Acuticoccus sp. MNP-M23:
- a CDS encoding ABC transporter ATP-binding protein, which produces MLGRFERLVDPYPSREPTTPPGEFWPFVWHYSRDVWPWVLVMALAAAAIGLGEAFLYGFMGTLVDWLTERDPATLMAEEGWTLAFVGAVILIGLPGLVLFQTAVVHQTLAGNYPMLVRWLAHRQLLRQPVSFYADEFAGRIATKVMQTATAVRDTVLRIFDIFAYVLAYFVGMLAVAAQADWRLMLPMIGWAVAYGIMLVYFVPRLAKVSEAQADARSLMTGRIVDSYTNIQTVKLFSHARRERDYAREAMDDFLVTVHRQMRLVSWFNAANYATNAVLLFTIGALGVHFWLQQSISLGAFAVSLTLVLRLNGLSHWVMWEMTMLFEAVGTIADGKTMLAKPPTVNDVPEAPKLTVGAGEIRFDAVHFHYGKASGVIEHLNLTVRAGEKIGLVGPSGAGKTTLMNLLLRLHDVESGTITIDGQNIATVEQESLRAAVGVVMQEPALLHRSIRDNIAYGRPGATDEDVREAARRANALEFIEGLTDMKGRRGFDAHAGERGVKLSGGQRQRIAIARVFLKDAPILLLDEATSALDSEVEAAIQESLFALMEGKTVIAIAHRLSTIASLDRLVVLDSGRIVEEGRHGELAQAGGLYARLWSHQSGGFLADRVDAVVEADAAQ; this is translated from the coding sequence ATGCTTGGGCGTTTTGAACGGCTCGTCGATCCCTATCCCAGCCGTGAACCCACCACGCCGCCAGGCGAATTCTGGCCGTTCGTGTGGCATTATTCGCGCGATGTGTGGCCTTGGGTGCTGGTCATGGCACTCGCCGCTGCGGCCATCGGGCTTGGCGAGGCGTTCCTGTACGGCTTCATGGGCACGCTGGTTGACTGGCTGACCGAGCGGGACCCGGCCACATTGATGGCCGAGGAGGGGTGGACGCTTGCCTTTGTGGGCGCCGTCATCCTCATCGGCCTGCCGGGGCTCGTCCTCTTCCAGACCGCGGTCGTGCACCAGACACTCGCCGGCAACTACCCGATGCTGGTGCGCTGGCTTGCCCACCGACAGCTGCTGCGCCAGCCCGTCTCGTTTTATGCGGACGAGTTTGCCGGCCGCATTGCCACGAAGGTCATGCAGACGGCAACGGCGGTGCGCGACACCGTTCTGCGCATCTTCGACATTTTCGCCTATGTCCTCGCCTACTTTGTGGGAATGCTCGCGGTTGCCGCGCAGGCCGACTGGCGGCTGATGCTGCCGATGATCGGCTGGGCCGTCGCATACGGCATCATGCTCGTCTACTTCGTGCCGCGCCTTGCCAAGGTGTCCGAAGCGCAGGCCGATGCCCGTTCGCTGATGACGGGCCGGATCGTCGACAGCTACACCAACATCCAGACGGTGAAGCTGTTCTCCCACGCAAGGCGCGAGCGCGATTATGCGCGCGAGGCGATGGACGACTTTCTCGTCACCGTGCACCGGCAGATGCGGCTCGTTTCCTGGTTCAACGCTGCCAACTATGCCACCAACGCGGTGCTTTTGTTCACCATCGGCGCGCTGGGCGTTCATTTCTGGCTGCAGCAATCCATTTCGCTTGGGGCCTTTGCCGTATCGCTGACGCTGGTGCTGCGCCTCAATGGCCTGTCGCACTGGGTCATGTGGGAGATGACCATGCTGTTCGAGGCGGTGGGCACCATTGCCGACGGCAAGACCATGCTGGCCAAGCCCCCCACCGTGAACGACGTTCCCGAAGCGCCGAAGCTGACGGTGGGCGCCGGCGAGATCCGCTTTGACGCGGTGCACTTCCATTACGGCAAGGCATCCGGCGTGATCGAGCATCTGAACCTGACCGTGCGCGCGGGCGAGAAGATCGGCCTCGTCGGTCCGTCCGGTGCCGGCAAGACCACGCTGATGAACCTCCTTTTGCGCCTCCACGACGTGGAGTCCGGCACCATCACCATCGACGGGCAGAACATCGCCACCGTCGAGCAGGAGAGCTTGCGCGCCGCAGTCGGCGTGGTGATGCAGGAGCCTGCGCTCCTCCACCGCTCCATCCGCGACAACATCGCCTATGGCCGCCCCGGTGCCACGGACGAGGACGTGCGCGAGGCCGCCCGCCGCGCCAACGCGCTGGAGTTCATCGAAGGGCTGACCGACATGAAGGGCCGCCGCGGGTTTGACGCCCATGCCGGCGAGCGTGGCGTGAAGCTTTCGGGCGGTCAGCGCCAGCGCATCGCCATTGCCCGCGTGTTTCTGAAAGACGCGCCGATCCTGCTTCTGGACGAGGCCACCTCGGCTCTGGATTCGGAGGTGGAGGCGGCCATTCAGGAGAGCCTGTTTGCGCTGATGGAGGGCAAGACGGTGATTGCCATCGCGCACCGCCTGTCCACCATCGCGTCGCTGGACCGGCTGGTGGTGCTGGACAGCGGGCGCATTGTGGAAGAAGGCCGCCACGGCGAGCTTGCCCAGGCGGGCGGGCTTTATGCGCGGCTGTGGTCGCACCAGTCAGGCGGCTTTCTGGCAGACCGGGTGGACGCGGTGGTCGAGGCGGACGCTGCGCAGTAA
- a CDS encoding HWE histidine kinase domain-containing protein, giving the protein MSQALKIDIQPADLSACDREPIHLLGRIQSFGALIAVSLDWMIVHVSDNIESFCGVAPDDCLGMPLADFLSSDALAILRGRSAAAEDSGTSERIFNQPIFSDGRLFDAAVHRSHGLIVIEVEPSAGGDAIVEVVGLARSMTGQIRARNALPEFLEAAAQQVRRVTGFDRVMVYRFAEDGSGEVVAEARSGRADSFLGLRYPATDIPKQARELYVRNRFRLIADVTDPCANIVPALSPQGEALDLSNSLLRAVSPVHIEYLKNMDVGASLSISIVIDDKLWGLIACHHLTARQVSFHKRTVAELFGELFSLELAHRLQQIAMEHRIAAEAMHDRIMSVVSIDGTPMDNLSPHLGRICEAAGGDGVGLWIDEQYVSEGLALTADETKPLVRFLNRAAAARVYATDHLSAHYPPALAFAGRVSGLLAIPVSRSPRDYLIVFRRELVHTVTWAGNPNKPVNNAAGDARLSPRKSFEAWKENVRCKSLPWSAAELRTAEALRITLLEVIVRSIDHISELRRRSQERQELLIGELNHRVRNMLSLIRGVVAQTSSTATSVPEFSAVLGGRIQALARAHDQLTQEKWGNASLRTLVENEVEAYASDRHERVILQGPCVMLTPTSYTCIALVVHEMVTNSVKYGALSSKAGVLTIRWACSAENGDLTIDWDEKGGPPVNAPTRKGFGSELIHRAIPFELEGTADIDFAPTGLRAKFTVPVRFMGDALPKGETDMPETETRPAGMSAQIDVKSAAILLVEDNVIIAMDAEMMLMGMGFGETIVANSSSQAMEELDKHAFACAVLDINLGNGDSIAIAEALAAKGVPFIFASGYSDAALLPASMKTIPIVTKPYAATKIAEALESAGARLK; this is encoded by the coding sequence ATGAGCCAGGCCTTGAAAATAGATATCCAGCCAGCAGACCTGAGCGCCTGCGACAGGGAGCCGATTCATCTCCTGGGGCGGATCCAGAGTTTCGGAGCGCTGATCGCTGTTTCGCTCGACTGGATGATTGTCCACGTCAGCGACAACATCGAATCGTTCTGCGGCGTTGCACCGGACGATTGCCTCGGCATGCCGCTGGCTGATTTTCTGAGCAGCGACGCGCTTGCCATCTTGCGCGGACGCAGCGCCGCAGCAGAAGATTCCGGCACCTCCGAGCGGATCTTCAATCAGCCCATCTTCAGTGATGGGCGCCTGTTCGATGCGGCCGTTCACCGCTCACACGGCCTCATTGTCATCGAGGTTGAGCCATCCGCCGGCGGTGACGCCATTGTGGAGGTGGTCGGCCTCGCACGCTCCATGACCGGGCAGATCCGCGCTCGCAACGCGCTGCCCGAATTTCTGGAGGCCGCGGCCCAGCAGGTCCGCCGGGTGACGGGTTTCGACAGGGTCATGGTGTACCGCTTTGCCGAAGACGGCAGCGGCGAGGTGGTCGCCGAGGCGCGGTCGGGCCGTGCGGACAGCTTTTTGGGATTGCGCTATCCCGCGACGGATATTCCCAAGCAGGCTCGCGAACTCTACGTGCGCAACCGCTTTCGTCTGATTGCGGACGTGACCGATCCCTGCGCCAATATCGTCCCGGCGCTCTCGCCGCAGGGCGAGGCGCTGGACTTGTCCAACTCGCTGCTGCGCGCCGTCTCTCCCGTCCACATCGAATATCTCAAGAACATGGACGTGGGCGCGTCCCTCTCGATCTCCATCGTGATCGACGACAAGCTCTGGGGCCTCATTGCCTGCCACCACCTGACGGCGCGGCAAGTGTCCTTTCACAAGCGCACCGTCGCCGAGCTGTTCGGAGAATTGTTCTCGCTCGAGCTTGCACATCGCCTCCAGCAGATTGCGATGGAGCACCGTATTGCCGCCGAGGCCATGCACGACCGGATCATGTCCGTCGTGTCCATCGACGGCACGCCCATGGACAACCTGTCGCCGCATCTGGGCCGCATCTGCGAGGCGGCCGGGGGCGATGGGGTCGGGCTGTGGATCGACGAACAATATGTGAGTGAAGGGCTGGCGCTGACGGCCGACGAGACGAAGCCGCTGGTGCGTTTCCTGAACCGTGCCGCGGCAGCGAGGGTTTACGCAACCGATCACCTGTCTGCCCACTATCCTCCCGCCCTTGCCTTTGCCGGGCGTGTTTCCGGGTTGCTGGCCATCCCGGTATCACGCAGTCCGCGGGACTATCTCATCGTGTTCCGGCGCGAGCTGGTCCACACGGTGACCTGGGCAGGCAACCCGAACAAACCGGTGAACAATGCGGCTGGCGACGCGCGGCTGTCGCCCCGCAAGAGCTTCGAGGCGTGGAAGGAAAACGTGCGCTGCAAGAGCTTGCCTTGGAGCGCTGCCGAACTGCGTACCGCAGAGGCACTGCGGATCACGCTGCTGGAAGTGATTGTCCGCTCCATCGACCATATCAGCGAGCTGCGCCGCCGCTCGCAGGAGCGGCAGGAGCTTCTGATCGGCGAGCTGAACCACCGCGTCCGCAACATGCTGAGCCTCATCCGCGGCGTGGTGGCGCAGACGTCGTCCACAGCGACCTCGGTGCCGGAATTTTCTGCGGTGCTGGGTGGACGCATCCAGGCGCTGGCCCGCGCGCACGACCAGCTTACCCAGGAAAAGTGGGGCAACGCATCGCTGCGGACGCTGGTCGAGAACGAGGTCGAGGCTTACGCGTCCGACCGGCATGAGCGTGTCATTCTGCAGGGGCCGTGCGTCATGCTCACCCCGACGTCCTATACCTGCATTGCGCTCGTCGTTCACGAAATGGTCACGAACTCCGTGAAATACGGCGCGCTTTCCAGTAAAGCTGGCGTCCTGACGATCCGCTGGGCGTGCAGTGCTGAAAACGGTGATCTCACGATCGACTGGGACGAAAAAGGCGGTCCGCCCGTAAATGCACCGACCCGCAAGGGATTCGGGTCCGAATTGATACACCGCGCCATTCCGTTCGAGCTTGAGGGGACTGCGGATATCGACTTTGCGCCGACTGGCTTGCGTGCGAAGTTTACTGTCCCCGTCAGGTTCATGGGCGATGCACTGCCGAAGGGCGAAACCGACATGCCTGAAACAGAAACGAGGCCTGCTGGCATGAGCGCGCAGATCGACGTAAAGAGCGCCGCCATCTTGCTGGTGGAAGACAACGTCATCATCGCGATGGATGCCGAGATGATGCTGATGGGCATGGGGTTCGGCGAGACGATTGTTGCCAACTCATCCAGCCAGGCCATGGAAGAGCTGGACAAGCACGCGTTCGCCTGTGCGGTGCTCGATATCAACCTTGGCAACGGCGACTCCATTGCCATTGCAGAGGCGCTTGCGGCCAAGGGTGTCCCGTTCATTTTCGCCAGCGGCTACAGCGACGCCGCGCTGCTGCCGGCATCCATGAAAACCATCCCGATCGTGACCAAGCCCTACGCCGCCACCAAGATTGCCGAAGCTCTGGAAAGCGCAGGCGCGCGCCTCAAGTAG
- a CDS encoding M15 family metallopeptidase — MTNPPPPSAVAPTGLIARLRILAIAICATAVGCTAATLPIAPDTPARAQSGGERSAGVTGGKAVLLAAYPGAFRFEGNAIVFKNGQRVVWDDGRAKTPAEKLTDADVEDMLSTPYPLARRGARTPSPGEDPGRVRSDAFFKALYGGSEAAVRDDLARVPFVPGLGGGSLTVTTRFGVDKRIAAISRDLERLPPQFHKYLVPPGGAFNWRAIAGTSRLSVHSFGAAVDINTKYSDYWRWAGHTGGGAIPYSNRIPLEIVEVFEKHCFIWGGRWYHYDTMHFEYRPELIPACHR, encoded by the coding sequence ATGACGAATCCGCCGCCGCCATCCGCCGTGGCCCCGACAGGGCTGATTGCGCGCCTTCGCATTCTTGCCATTGCCATCTGCGCGACGGCCGTGGGATGCACGGCAGCCACACTGCCGATCGCACCCGATACGCCGGCAAGAGCCCAGTCCGGCGGTGAGCGCAGCGCTGGCGTGACAGGCGGCAAGGCGGTGCTGCTGGCGGCCTATCCCGGCGCCTTCCGCTTCGAGGGCAACGCCATAGTCTTCAAAAACGGACAGCGGGTGGTGTGGGACGATGGCCGGGCGAAAACGCCTGCCGAAAAGCTGACCGATGCGGACGTCGAGGACATGCTTTCCACCCCCTACCCGCTGGCCCGCCGAGGCGCGCGCACCCCGTCCCCCGGCGAAGACCCCGGCCGCGTGCGCAGCGACGCCTTCTTCAAGGCGCTTTATGGCGGCTCCGAGGCTGCGGTGCGGGACGACCTTGCTCGCGTCCCATTCGTGCCGGGGCTCGGCGGCGGCAGCCTCACCGTCACAACACGCTTCGGCGTCGACAAGCGGATCGCCGCCATCTCGCGCGATCTTGAACGCTTGCCGCCGCAGTTCCACAAATACCTCGTGCCGCCCGGCGGTGCATTCAACTGGCGCGCCATTGCCGGCACCAGTCGCCTCAGCGTCCACTCCTTTGGCGCAGCGGTCGACATCAACACGAAATACTCCGATTACTGGCGCTGGGCAGGGCACACCGGCGGCGGCGCAATCCCCTACAGCAACCGCATCCCGCTCGAGATTGTCGAGGTCTTCGAAAAGCACTGCTTCATCTGGGGCGGCCGCTGGTACCACTACGACACCATGCATTTCGAGTACCGGCCGGAGCTGATCCCCGCCTGCCACAGGTGA
- a CDS encoding indolepyruvate ferredoxin oxidoreductase family protein → MVSLNDKYDLGKETVFLSGTQALIRLVLAQKARDRAAGHNTAGYITGYRGSPLGALDQQFGRAKKVLGPDILFQPAINEDLAATAIWGTQTTHLSGENRYDGVFSLWYGKGPGVDRSGDALRHANLAGTSPLGGVLALMGDDHTCESSTTAHQSEFGMINAVIPVLSPSGVQDIVDFGLLGLAMSRYAGVWVGLKCVKDTVESTASIDGRADRLAIRLPAGPLPDVHIRPGFDALEQEARLHQIKLPAAIAFASANGLNRVVHSGGARARTGIVGTGKSWLDVLEALDALGLDEVACADLGIRLLKVGCPWPLAREDVRAFAEGLETIIVVEEKRGLIEPQMKDILYGTANAPTIIGKLAEDGTTLFPAPGALEAHHVAAEIGRRLVDRGAERVAGPLAEVNALTARLGATQSIAVRKPYFCAGCPHSSSTVVPEGARAAAGIGCHFMVLWMDRQTEGFTQMGGEGAQWIGEAPFSTRKHLFQNLGDGTYNHSGSLALRAAAAAGVNITYKILFNDAVAMTGGQTHDGGLTVLDVAAQVAAEGANAVAIVSDEPEKYGHVPGHVTVDRRDDVIGVQERLAEVSGVSVMIYDQTCASEKRRRRKRGTFPDPDVRILINERVCEGCGDCGVQSNCVAVQPVETAFGRKRQIDQSVCNKDFSCLKGFCPSFVTVHGARLKKAETPHVPDNLPDPVRAPLEGTMGILVTGVGGTGVVTVGAVIGMAAHLEGLGAGVIDMAGLAQKGGAVLSHIKLSKKREDVTTIRVGPGGASAVLACDIVVAGGAKVLAALGPHATVIANTHEQLPGEFTRDVDFSLPTRRIVQALADRATIHAFDATSAARTLFGDTIAANSIVLGAAYQSGALPLSAESLEEAIHLNGAAVAMNIAAFRLGRLSVADPARFAATLDAARVAPLPHRTLPETLDERIARNVASLTAYQNAAWAARYRDRIDAVRKAAGPSGARLTETAAKELYRLMAVKDEYEVARLYTDGGFEAQLRDAFAGYDGLTFHLAPPALSRTDPKTGRPAKMAFGGWLRKAFPLLAAMKRLRGTPFDVFGYNPERREDRAILAEYEATLAHIVSTVTAARMDDAAALASWPSRIKGYGPVRMGNIAVARAEATRLRAAYDAEAKALIAAE, encoded by the coding sequence GTGGTTTCCCTCAACGACAAGTACGACTTGGGCAAGGAGACCGTGTTCCTCTCCGGCACGCAGGCGCTGATCCGCCTGGTTCTGGCGCAGAAGGCGCGCGACCGGGCGGCCGGCCACAACACGGCGGGCTATATCACCGGCTACCGGGGCTCACCCCTGGGGGCGCTGGACCAGCAGTTCGGCCGCGCGAAAAAGGTTCTGGGGCCGGACATCCTGTTCCAGCCCGCCATCAACGAAGACCTTGCCGCCACCGCCATCTGGGGCACGCAGACCACGCACCTGTCCGGCGAAAACCGCTATGACGGCGTGTTCTCGCTCTGGTACGGCAAGGGCCCTGGCGTCGACCGCTCCGGCGATGCGCTGCGCCATGCCAACCTTGCCGGCACCTCGCCGCTGGGCGGCGTTCTGGCGCTGATGGGTGACGACCACACCTGCGAAAGCTCCACCACCGCCCACCAGTCCGAATTCGGGATGATCAACGCCGTCATCCCCGTGCTCTCCCCGTCGGGCGTGCAGGATATCGTCGACTTCGGCCTCCTCGGCCTTGCCATGAGCCGCTACGCCGGTGTCTGGGTCGGCCTGAAATGCGTCAAGGACACGGTGGAATCCACCGCCTCCATCGACGGCCGCGCCGACCGGCTCGCGATTCGCCTCCCCGCAGGCCCGCTGCCCGACGTTCACATCCGCCCCGGCTTCGACGCGCTGGAGCAGGAGGCGCGGCTCCACCAGATCAAGCTCCCCGCCGCCATCGCCTTCGCGTCCGCCAACGGCCTCAACCGCGTCGTCCATTCGGGCGGCGCGCGGGCACGGACCGGAATTGTCGGCACAGGCAAGAGCTGGCTCGACGTTCTGGAAGCGCTCGACGCACTGGGGCTCGACGAGGTCGCCTGCGCCGATCTCGGCATCCGCCTCCTCAAGGTCGGCTGCCCCTGGCCGCTGGCCCGCGAGGATGTGCGCGCCTTTGCGGAAGGGCTCGAAACCATCATCGTGGTGGAGGAAAAGCGCGGCCTCATCGAACCGCAGATGAAGGACATTTTATACGGCACGGCCAATGCGCCGACCATCATCGGCAAGCTCGCCGAGGATGGCACCACGCTGTTCCCCGCCCCCGGCGCGCTGGAGGCGCATCACGTTGCCGCCGAGATCGGCCGGCGGCTGGTGGACCGTGGCGCAGAGCGCGTCGCAGGCCCGCTCGCCGAAGTGAACGCGCTGACGGCGCGGCTCGGCGCCACCCAGTCCATCGCCGTGCGAAAACCCTATTTTTGCGCGGGCTGCCCGCATTCGTCGTCCACCGTCGTGCCGGAGGGCGCCCGGGCCGCGGCCGGCATCGGCTGCCACTTCATGGTCCTGTGGATGGACCGGCAGACCGAGGGCTTTACGCAGATGGGCGGCGAAGGCGCGCAGTGGATCGGCGAGGCGCCGTTCTCCACCCGCAAGCACCTCTTCCAGAATCTCGGTGACGGCACCTACAACCACTCGGGCTCGCTGGCGCTTCGCGCTGCCGCCGCCGCCGGCGTCAACATCACCTACAAGATCCTCTTCAACGACGCCGTCGCGATGACAGGCGGCCAGACCCACGACGGCGGCCTCACCGTGCTCGACGTTGCCGCGCAGGTGGCGGCCGAGGGCGCCAACGCCGTCGCCATCGTGTCCGACGAGCCGGAAAAATACGGCCACGTACCGGGCCACGTCACCGTCGACCGCCGGGACGACGTGATCGGCGTGCAGGAGCGGCTCGCGGAAGTCTCCGGCGTATCGGTGATGATTTACGACCAGACCTGCGCGTCCGAAAAACGCCGCCGCCGCAAGCGCGGCACCTTTCCGGACCCCGACGTGCGCATTCTCATCAACGAGCGTGTGTGCGAGGGCTGCGGGGATTGCGGCGTCCAGTCCAACTGCGTTGCGGTGCAGCCGGTAGAGACCGCGTTCGGGCGCAAGCGGCAGATCGACCAGTCCGTCTGCAACAAGGATTTTTCGTGCCTCAAGGGCTTTTGCCCCAGCTTCGTCACCGTCCACGGCGCCAGGCTGAAGAAGGCCGAAACGCCCCACGTGCCGGACAATCTGCCCGACCCCGTCCGCGCGCCGCTCGAAGGGACAATGGGAATCCTCGTCACCGGCGTCGGCGGGACGGGTGTCGTCACCGTGGGTGCGGTGATCGGCATGGCGGCGCACCTTGAGGGGCTTGGCGCCGGCGTGATCGACATGGCGGGGCTGGCGCAAAAGGGCGGCGCGGTCCTCTCCCACATCAAGCTGTCGAAAAAGCGCGAGGATGTGACCACCATCCGCGTTGGCCCGGGCGGCGCCTCGGCGGTGCTGGCGTGCGACATTGTGGTGGCCGGCGGGGCCAAGGTGCTGGCCGCCCTCGGCCCCCACGCAACGGTGATCGCCAACACGCACGAGCAGTTGCCGGGCGAATTCACGCGCGACGTGGACTTCTCGCTTCCCACCCGCCGCATCGTGCAGGCGCTCGCCGACCGCGCGACGATCCATGCGTTCGACGCCACCAGCGCAGCGCGCACCCTCTTCGGCGACACCATCGCCGCAAACTCCATCGTGTTGGGTGCCGCCTACCAGTCCGGCGCGCTGCCGCTCTCGGCGGAGAGCCTGGAGGAAGCGATCCACCTCAACGGCGCAGCGGTGGCGATGAACATCGCCGCCTTCCGCCTTGGCCGCCTGTCGGTTGCCGACCCGGCGCGCTTTGCTGCAACGCTCGATGCAGCGCGGGTTGCCCCGCTTCCCCACCGCACGCTGCCAGAGACGCTGGACGAGCGGATTGCCCGCAACGTGGCGAGCCTCACCGCCTACCAGAATGCCGCCTGGGCCGCCCGCTACCGGGACCGGATCGACGCCGTGCGCAAGGCCGCCGGCCCGTCGGGCGCGCGACTGACTGAAACCGCCGCGAAAGAACTCTACCGGCTGATGGCGGTGAAGGACGAATACGAAGTCGCCCGCCTCTACACCGACGGCGGCTTCGAGGCGCAGCTTCGCGACGCCTTTGCCGGCTACGACGGCCTCACCTTCCACCTTGCCCCGCCCGCCCTCTCCCGCACCGACCCGAAGACGGGCCGGCCCGCGAAGATGGCGTTCGGCGGATGGCTAAGAAAAGCGTTCCCGCTGCTCGCCGCCATGAAGCGCCTGCGCGGCACGCCCTTCGATGTGTTCGGCTATAACCCCGAGCGCCGGGAGGACCGTGCGATTCTCGCCGAGTACGAGGCAACTCTGGCGCACATCGTTTCGACGGTGACGGCGGCACGGATGGACGACGCCGCCGCATTGGCAAGCTGGCCGTCCCGCATCAAGGGTTACGGGCCGGTGCGGATGGGCAATATCGCGGTGGCGCGCGCCGAGGCGACACGCCTTCGCGCCGCCTATGACGCCGAGGCGAAGGCGCTGATCGCGGCGGAGTAG
- a CDS encoding RidA family protein: protein MSDLVRAVLPDGWPAPRGYANGTVTDGPLVHVGGQIGWRPDGTFPDGGLLPQIEQALTNIVAVVEAAGGTVEGIARLTWYVTDMDAYRASLKDLGPVYRAVMGRHFPSMALVRVVELVEREAMVEIEAVAVLPRG from the coding sequence ATGAGCGATCTCGTCCGCGCCGTCCTGCCGGACGGCTGGCCCGCCCCGCGCGGTTACGCCAACGGCACCGTCACCGACGGTCCGCTCGTCCACGTCGGCGGTCAGATCGGCTGGCGGCCCGACGGCACGTTTCCGGACGGCGGCCTGTTGCCCCAGATCGAGCAGGCGCTCACCAACATCGTCGCCGTGGTGGAAGCTGCTGGCGGGACGGTGGAGGGCATTGCGCGCCTCACCTGGTACGTTACCGACATGGACGCCTACCGCGCCAGCCTCAAGGATCTCGGCCCGGTCTACCGCGCCGTGATGGGCCGCCACTTCCCGTCCATGGCGCTGGTGCGCGTGGTCGAGCTGGTCGAGCGCGAAGCGATGGTCGAGATCGAGGCTGTCGCGGTCCTTCCCCGCGGCTGA